A section of the Pseudorasbora parva isolate DD20220531a chromosome 2, ASM2467924v1, whole genome shotgun sequence genome encodes:
- the LOC137049256 gene encoding E3 SUMO-protein ligase ZBED1-like produces MESNEVEIEDAPPGYKSYVWQYFGFLVKKDKDGNRVTDKTKTVCKLCNAVIPYTTSNTSNMNHHLQRYHKNVKTAPEKTSVPKGQLTMKQALTPTLPPSSLRAKQITRLIGEFIADYMAPFNMVENRKFIKMFNVLEPKFKMPCRGHFSEKVIPEIYNETKQSVKEFLKNADCVALTTDSWTSRATQSYITITAEVINEKWERKSFVLQTRELSESHTGVNIAQVLRNALSEWELMRPQTTIACVTDNASNMDIAVRESGLHPHIKCLAHVLNLASKRGLAVPRVARLLGRVRRITTFFHKSTTATAVLTNKQTQLELPRHKLITDVQTRWNSTHDMLARYLEQQAAVSAVLSCPGIRRNAREIDTLDNSDISDVEDIVKLLNPLKTATTVVCDEKEPTVSLIIPLKFMIEQSMSPDENYTQTIANMKSVILHDISDRYSGDCNDMLQECTALDPRFRSLSHLNDEQRESVYARIREKASALHEQRNQTSDIDERATRASASTSGAAAEQARVMVEAAQGADSEQSQEEPVEGERQMQDVTHPPPPKKTALEDLLGSSYTTVVGTVQSSRGIEMEILSYRNGIPIPLNSSPLEWWKVNAYAYPILAPLAKAYLCIPATSVPSERVFSTAGDIVSAQRSLITPEHVDMLVFLKKNQS; encoded by the exons ATGGAGTCAAATGAGGTCGAAATTGAGGACGCTCCGCCTGGATACAAGTCATATGTCTGGCAGTATTTTGGCTTTCTCGTTAAAAAAGACAAAGACGGCAATAGAGTAACTGACAAGACTAAGACTGTGTGTAAGCTATGCAATGCTGTCATTCCGTACACCACATCCAACACATCAAACATGAACCACCACCTTCAACGTTACCATAAAAATGTGAAGACGGCCCCGGAGAAAACGAGCGTACCGAAGGGACAGCTGACCATGAAACAAGCGCTGACACCAACATTACCTCCGTCAAGTCTGCGTGCAAAACAGATAACCAGGCTCATTGGCGAATTCATAGCGGACTATATGGCTCCATTTAACATGGTAGAGAACAGAAAATTCATCAAAATGTTCAATGTGCTGGAGCCCAAGTTTAAGATGCCATGTCGAGGACATTTTTCAGAGAAGGTAATCCCGGAAATTTACAATGAAACCAAACAAAGcgtgaaagagtttctaaaaaatGCCGACTGTGTTGCCCTGACCACCGACAGCTGGACCTCGCGTGCAACACAGAGTTATATAACCATCACGGCAGAAGTCATCAACgagaaatgggagagaaaaAGCTTTGTGTTGCAAACTCGTGAGCTAAGTGAAAGTCATACTGGTGTTAACATAGCTCAAGTGTTAAGAAATGCACTGAGTGAGTGGGAGCTAATGAGGCCACAAACAACCATTGCTTGTGTCACAGACAACGCGAGCAACATGGACATTGCTGTGAGAGAGAGCGGTCTCCACCCTCACATCAAGTGCTTagcgcatgttttgaatctggcTAGTAAGCGAGGCTTGGCTGTACCCCGCGTCGCGCGCCTCCTTGGTCGTGTGCGAAGAATAACTACATTCTTTCACAAGAGCACCACGGCCACCGCCGTCCTGACCAACAAGCAAACCCAGTTAGAGCTTCCACGGCATAAACTTATCACCGATGTCCAAACCAGGTGGAATAGCACACACGACATGCTGGCGCGCTACCTGGAGCAACAAGCAGCTGTCTCAGCTGTGCTGAGCTGCCCAGGAATCCGAAGAAATGCGAGAGAAATTGACACTCTGGATAACAGTGATATATCAGATGTCGAGGATATAGTGAAACTGCTTAATCCACTGAAGACAGCCACAACAGTTGTCTGTGATGAAAAAGAGCCCACTGTTTCACTGATAATCCCACTGAAGTTCATGATCGAGCAAAGCATGTCACCAGACGAAAATTACACACAGACCATCGCCAACATGAAAAGCGTCATTCTACATGACATCTCGGACCGGTACTCTGGGGACTGTAATGACATGCTGCAGGAGTGCACTGCGCTTGACCCACGATTCCGAAGCCTGTCCCATCTGAATGATGAACAACGCGAGTCCGTCTATGCCCGAATACGTGAAAAAGCTTCAGCACTTCATGAGCAGCGCAACCAG aCCAGTGACATAGATGAAAGAGCCACTAGGGCCAGTGCTTCAACATCAGGGGCAGCAGCAGAGCAGGCCAGGGTCATGGTTGAGGCAGCACAGGGAGCAGACTCAGAGCAGAGCCAGGAAGAGCCAGTGGAAGGAGAAAGGCAGATGCAGGACGTGACACATCCTCCCCCACCAAAAAAGACAGCGTTAGAAGATCTCCTTGGGAGCTCCTACACTACTGTTGTTGGGACAGTGCAGTCCAGCCGAGGGATTGAAATGGAGATACTCTCCTACAGAAATGGGATTCCTATCCCACTCAACAGTAGTCCACTTGAGTGGTGGAAAGTTAATGCATATGCTTACCCCATACTTGCCCCCCTGGCCAAAGCCTACCTTTGCATTCCTGCTACATCAGTGCCCAGTGAACGTGTCTTTTCCACAGCAGGAGACATTGTGTCTGCTCAAAGATCACTGATTACACCAGAGCATGTTGATATGTTAGTTTTTTTGAAGAAGAACCAGTCCTGA
- the LOC137047455 gene encoding uncharacterized protein yields MTSNEELNVELSEKFLDRCTKEQLLELAESHAIVLTSNDKKRKEDLLRAVKSQLIAKGILGMGDETFGKVLSPRVGRDVMSREKQTQFETERLSFEGTQALKDKEWERRLQLKQLELEQDRERAQVELRKLEYARESEREQRQYEVRKLELELEVKKAEASKSIPVVRPSFDVGRNIKMVPPFCERDVDKYFAHFERVASSLKWPEEVWTLLLQCVLKGKAQEVFASLSDEESADFKQVKTAILRAYELVPEAYRQRFRGYKKLENQTYVEFAREKEIMFTRWCQSKRVETFNQLRELILVEEFKNCVPGSVSTYLNEQRALTLSNAAVLADEFILTHRVSFPDRASSDQGKKSFRNRWTPPVITLGTVPGVPPVSQNVSPDKKGKVVCFYCHKVGLKISECNALKKSVKPVGLVGLEPLGIHVSKQNSRDKKAISTPVEVGDHYTEYAPFITTGIVSLPGREENVSVQILRDTGAAQSFLLEGILPLSGQTATGEDVLIRGIEMTFLKVPLHRVHLASDLVTGDVIVGVRSSLPVPGVAFILGNDLAQGNVWGTFKPVPSTVVVSTPVSAEIPDECGQKFPHVFPSCAVTRARGKQLKADRLCDLSDTPNSEGAHQSSNDSDGTAVLDLSPDTDTSVPELRRTDSVILDRKMLGYATEEFLSSSEFSGDEYIPETEDQSDSDGSAQQERLGKNVKQHKRQKALRNLSEAKWNSPQLLPFAEDVKKTHQYLDRQSKEYQTRLEEESGSKNWAELAKTIHCQVIIFNRRREEVSKMSFTSFTLRDTSSTHPDVELALSDLEKKLCKHFQRIEIRGKRGRKFPILLTPDMLSL; encoded by the exons ATGACTTCAAATGAGGAATTGAATGTGGAGCTTTCTGAAAAGTTTCTAGATAGGTGCACCAAAGAACAACTTTTAGAACTTGCAGAGAGTCATGCTATTGTTTTGACTAGTAATGACAAGAAGCGCAAAGAAGATTTGTTAAGGGCTGTTAAAAGCCAGTTGATAGCCAAAGGAATTCTTGGTATGGGAGATGAGACTTTTGGTAAGGTACTATCTCCAAGAGTAGGGAGAGATGTAATGTCAAGAGAGAAACAAACACAGTTTGAGACAGAGAGACTATCGTTTGAAGGTACTCAAGCATTAAAAGATAAGGAATGGGAAAGACGACTTCAGTTAAAACAATTGGAGCTTGAACAGGATCGTGAGCGTGCTCAGGTTGAGTTGAGAAAATTAGAGTATGCACGTGAGAGTGAACGTGAACAAAGGCAGTACGAGGTGAGGAAGCTAGAGCTCGAACTGGAAGTTAAGAAAGCTGAAGCTTCTAAATCTATTCCGGTTGTGCGGCCTTCTTTTGATGTTGGTCGAAATATTAAGATGGTGCCTCCATTCTGTGAACGTGACGTAGATAAGTATTTTGCTCATTTTGAAAGAGTTGCTTCTTCTCTAAAATGGCCAGAAGAAGTTTGGACTTTACTTCTACAGTGTGTGTTGAAAGGGAAGGCTCAGGAAGTGTTTGCTTCTCTTTCTGATGAAGAGAGTGCAGATTTTAAACAAGTAAAAACTGCTATTTTAAGAGCGTATGAGTTGGTGCCCGAGGCATATCGCCAACGATTTCGGGGCTACAAAAAACTTGAAAACCAAACTTATGTTGAATTTGCTAGAGAAAAAGAGATTATGTTTACAAGATGGTGTCAGTCTAAGAGAGTAGAAACTTTTAACCAGTTGAGGGAGCTAATTCTGGTAGAAGAATTTAAAAACTGTGTGCCAGGATCTGTGTCTACTTATTTGAATGAGCAAAGGGCCTTGACCCTGTCAAATGCGGCTGTGTTGGCTGATGAATTTATTCTGACTCACAGAGTTTCTTTTCCTGATAGAGCATCAAGTGATCAGGGTAAAAAGTCATTTCGCAATCGATGGACACCTCCAGTGATTACATTAGGCACTGTGCCAGGTGTGCCTCCTGTGAGTCAGAATGTTTCACCAGATAAGAAAGGTAAGGTGGTCTGCTTTTACTGTCACAAAGTAGGACTTAAAATCTCTGAGTGTAATGCTTTAAAGAAGTCAGTAAAGCCAGTTGGATTAGTTGGGCTTGAACCACTGGGGATTCATGTAAGCAAACAAAATTCTAGGGATAAAAAGGCGATATCAACTCCGGTAGAAGTTGGGGATCATTATACAGAGTATGCTCCATTTATTACCACTGGTATTGTGTCTCTGCCAGGACGAGAGGAGAACGTTTCTGTGCAAATCCTAAGAGACACGGGAGCTGCTCAGTCCTTCTTGTTAGAAGGAATTCTTCCACTCTCCGGTCAGACGGCAACCGGGGAGGATGTGTTAATTAGGGGGATAGAAATGACTTTCTTAAAAGTTCCCTTACATAGGGTACATCTTGCCTCTGATCTTGTAACTGGTGATGTGATTGTTGGGGTGCGATCATCTCTTCCAGTGCCAGGTGTTGCTTTTATTCTGGGGAATGATCTTGCTCAAGGGAATGTTTGGGGAACATTTAAACCTGTACCATCTACTGTTGTAGTCTCCACACCTGTGTCTGCAGAGATTCCTGATGAATGTGGTCAGAAATTTCCCCATGTGTTTCCTTCCTGTGCTGTCACTCGAGCCAGAGGAAAACAACTTAAAGCTGACCGATTGTGTGACCTTTCTGACACTCCTAACAGTGAG GGAGCCCACCAGTCCTCCAATGATAGTGATGGTACCGCTGTCCTTGACCTGTCTCCAGACACGGACACAAGTGTACCTGAGCTTAGAAGAACTGACAGTGTAATC CTTGACAGGAAAATGCTTGGATATGCAACAGAAGAATTTCTGTCAAGTTCAGAGTTCAGCGGCGATGAGTATATACCGGAAACAGAGGACCAATCAGACAGCGACGGGTCAGCACAGCAGGAGAGATTAGGAAAAAATGTCAAACAGCATAAGAGACAAAAG GCTCTACGAAATTTGAGTGAAGCAAAATGGAACTCGCCGCAACTTCTTCCCTTTGCTGAAGACGTAAAGAAAACGCACCAGTATCTTGACAGACAGAGTAAGGAGTACCAAACAAGACTGGAAGAAGAATCTGGTAGCAAGAACTGGGCAGAACTTGCAAAAACAATACATTGTCAGGTAATCATTTTCAATCGCAGAAGAGAAGAAGTGTCCAAGATGTCCTTTACTTCTTTTACATTGAGGGATACCTCATCGACTCATCCAGATGTAGAGCTTGCTTTGTCAGACCTTGAGAAGAAGCTTTGTAAGCACTTCCAAAGAATTGAGATTAGAGGGAAACGGGGACGAAAATTCCCCATTCTTCTCACTCCTGATATGCTGTCATTGTAG